The genomic region CACATTCGGCAAATCCTTCAGCCGCTCCGCCATGAGATCGGATTGGTTTCGGGTATACGTGCGCAGAAAGCTCTCGTTCCTTTCCTTGTTCCAGATCACCTCATAGGCCCTGCCCACCTTTTGCGGGCGGGTATTCAGCACGATGCCGAAAAGGATCGGGTACCATTTCCAGCGCGACCATTCGATGACGCGCCGATCCATCAGGAATTCGCGCAGGTAACGGCGCATCGACTGGTAGTCGGTGCCATCGGGCGTACCGAGATTGATGAGAAGGACGCCGACTTTTCTGATTCTGACGGAGGGATGGTCCGCCGATTTGGCGGAAATATCTGCAGTCATCGAATACTCCTGCGCTGTGAGCTGCCCTCAGCCATCCAGCATCTGGGCATATTCAGGGTGACGGCTTGCGAACCGCGCAATGAACGCACATTTGGCGATCACGCGACGGCCCCTGGCACGGAGCTGCTCGAACACGCCTTCGGCTAGCTTGGTGCCTATACCTCGCCCCGAAAACTCTTGCGGAACCTCGCTATGAAGCAGGATGATTCTGTCGTTCTCGATCTTGTAATATGCAACAGCTACGATATCGCCGACGGCAAGCTCGAAGTGCTTTGCTTCTGGATTATCGACCACGTGCATCCATATCCATCCTCCCGCCACGCTGCGGCAATACCGGTCAACGAGGCGGATCAGTTAGCCACGTTTGGATACTCGACATTCGCCGTAATATGATCTTCATGCGAGCGGCATTTTCACTCGACTGATCCTGCAAGATTGCGGTTTGACATTGATTGTGTGATGGCCGAAATCGGGCACAATCTCGTCGGCTCCATCCTGAACGCCTAAGCCAACGGCTCTTGTGGCGCGTGCAGGCGACTGAAGTTAGCCGCGACGACTACGCACCCCGTGCCCTCCAGAGGCGATCCAGTATTGGAAGGAGGTCCGATGGGTTGACCGGTGAGTTTGATCCGGATCGACTTCCGAATAGGCGATGACCCCGTCTTGATCGACAACGAAGCGTGCCGGGGATTGGATGCGTCCAGCTTTTCCGAGCGGAAGATCCTTCCAGCCATGAGAGAGATGCTTACCACGCCAACTTTAATCAACCCGGAACAGCAAAGTGAGCGGCTTATGATCAGGCAAGGCAGTGAACCGCGCCGATTTACCGGATGGCATATGGAGGCGGTGATGGGGTTGTTCTTCGGCACCATCATCTCCGTCAACATCATAATGTCCTGGCATGCCAGCCGGAGCTGGAGCGGCCTTGTCGTCGAGAACACCTACACCGCCAAACAGCAGTTCAATGGCAAGGTCGCCGAGACTCGCGCCTTCGAGGCAAGCGGCATCAAGGGAGAACTCATGTCCGAGCCGGGTGCTATTCGCTATGTGCTCACCCGCATGGGAAAGCCGGAGC from Sinorhizobium mexicanum harbors:
- a CDS encoding GNAT family N-acetyltransferase, with amino-acid sequence MHVVDNPEAKHFELAVGDIVAVAYYKIENDRIILLHSEVPQEFSGRGIGTKLAEGVFEQLRARGRRVIAKCAFIARFASRHPEYAQMLDG
- a CDS encoding FixH family protein; translated protein: MIRQGSEPRRFTGWHMEAVMGLFFGTIISVNIIMSWHASRSWSGLVVENTYTAKQQFNGKVAETRAFEASGIKGELMSEPGAIRYVLTRMGKPERAVDRVVAVFKRPLEEHENIRVELQRAGEGVFISAQRLKPSQSIADVAVMSRPALVYRQAIRFVVPGERQ